The sequence CGGTAAAAATATGTTAATTAGAAATTTGCCGGCAAATTTGTGGGCCTGGCTTcctagcagagatgccagatattctcATAAAAAATCGGTATTATCCTAAACAAGAAATCTCttattatctgtattcactaaaaaAACTTTCTAAACGAAATGATCATGTTTAAAGATTATGAATTACTATTCATTCCTCCACACTGAAATTTCTTTACTATTTCTTCAGTAATGTCACGAAATTGTTACAAATACTAGTAGATAATCAAAActgcactcaaataaaaattcacgttcgattcatttgaaaaatcgattgtCCCACGACAAAAAGGCCTAACTGCGAATGAGAGCCtctatttgtttactttctcttttgattattacggagccattattgcaaattctataaagtttccaatataaatcgaaatattATATAGTttaaccttgaaagttttgcaggGAGTAaaacgtcaaatataaaatctgttcggtcaatcgtgaaagaaaaagtaaacaaagtgaaactgtcatttgcagttaggcccttttgtcgtgggacgatcGAAACTACGTAAAATGGTTCGAATATCAAATTGAttgttttacgtgacgaaaatgaatgttatgcgaacatcccctaaaatgaatacagtcatcacataaggtttacgtgaattgaccaaacgtcaaacaatctacgtaaatttcgagggtgaaaaactcgatttttaaaatggcaattgaaatttgaacagtggccctcaaagtgtaagtagtgtaaatatttgcgagaaattttatttaattacaattttttattacatcgaccggaccattccagttcGAAAGTTTCCACGTGTTCGACTGGACGGACTGCCTGCTTCagtcgaatgcttcaaacaggccgttggtccaccgaaaaatGAGTTTAACATCGGTATgagagctagagacactggatccatgtaatgcgacctaaacctgcatcggtagtgttgtgggagttctcggatctcgactttggcttcggttggatggcagtgacaacaaaatcGATTTCTGGATGCTTGTTAATTCGAGATCCCACGAcgtattagttgctttttattttcagacattgaaattttatgctaattttctgaaataaatgtttatttttcatggtatataaaatatataaaataataattctctcgtatctaaatttgataggtaaatgtgatatgaacagtacattaccttttacctatgaaacacgtaactttcactggaatatgcattaaacagcatttaaatgccagtccattaaaacctatttgaaaagtagggtggaaaatattcacctgATACACTGTGATACACTCTGATTAAGGGTCAGGAGCAGCCTCCTGTTAtggcgtcatgaaactgtggccagcatcattctgcaaaaaccaaaacaatgaagaagaatggctaacgaaAAATtagatattacaaactacttatttattcagtaccctttgccgcacttccccgcaaattatcgatcaaaatatcatcactacgataaggaaattaagattttactcgattaGAAATGCTCGAACGTTTGTTTACCAaactctgagcgctctgattgcccaccaaatgcctcAGATGTTGGCTACGTTAGCACTTGCTGGGgcgccctatccttgccaccgggctggtcaggagtgttccagttctagatgcataatttatatcagttttaaaatttaaatctggaaatcataataagaaaaactggcagccccagcagcgttttactcgtgttaaaaaaatgaacggcagaactgttcgaataaataaaactaaaacgggttGCTTgaagatacgtttgttccagttgtaGTTCTATTATAAATcgttcatataaaactttcagCTGCTGAATCTGCTCTAAGagtaaattcagcagctggaagtttttATATGGGCGATCTATAATAGTTAGTATGATATTAGAATGATAAATTTAATAGTTGATAAGATACACAACAGTGCTAAATAAAATGTTTGTAATTGTCATCAACAATCGGAATTTAAAAGACACAATTCCGACCAGCCCATAAACTTCTCAAGTTTCAAACTGTTGACTTCGTAAGTTGACAAGGAATTTCAGCGCATAATGGATAAGTTTAATTCAGGTCATTCAACTTTCAGTCTGAAAAGTTTTAGAATGCGACGACTTTAGATCATATGGTgatttgtttttcgattttgaagcttttttctCGTCACTGCTACCAGGTTTatattttttcctatttttgtgaaatctgtaaTGAATTTTTGTGAAATCGATATTATActgtactgtgcaatttcatccagatccgacttccggttccgaaattataaggcgatgaatatcaaaactgtcatacaaaatgatacaaaaccggcacgcatcggtacgtgctatgttcaattttgtatagcgtgcagggttgccacatttaaatctatatgaacttgacataactgtttactaattgaaaaggttatggcagTATATACCCAAATAGTTTTTGATTTCACTCaagttttaaagaaaaaatattgcaTAAATCTTCTAAACTATATAAAATGTGCGATCTACAAGCTGTGTCATCCATATTGTGTAGATTGTTTCCGCCGATAAATACGATTTAGAAGAAGTCTTTCAGCAATAAACGTGGTAGCTCCAGGTGGTgctgataatttatcaaggaaataACTTCTAGGAAAGAAGTTCGCCAACCAGTTCGCATCTCTTAATAGGAGCTTTGCCAATAACAAATATAATAAATTCAACTAATCCGAATTAATCTCACATAATTCCATCTTTGGTATATTAAAtacaaatacggaatatttcaaCACATATTGCGCAATATTTAAAGTGTTCTACTCCTCTAGAAATACAAAAATTATACAAAGACGTCATTCAatggatacaatcatatctcagcaATCGACGTCTTACTATCAAAATTAATGATTGTGTTTCCGAAGTATTTGTCGCAACGTCTGGAATGTCACAGGGGAGTCATCTTGGCCCTTTGATTTTCTTACTGTACTTCAGTGATGTAAATCTTTGTCTGGATGGACCACGAGTTTCTTTCGCTGATGACCTCAAGATCTATCATACCATTCGCAGCACTATACTGTACACTCGTTCGTTCTACTTTAGAATATTGCTCAGTAGTGTGGAACACTCTTTACCTTAATGGAGCTCATAGAATAGAATCCATACAACGTAGATTCGTACGTTTTGATCTTCGACGATTACCTTGGAATAATCCACATCAACTgccgagctatgaaagtcgcAGATTGCTGATTGGATTTGACACACTACAAGTACGACGAGAGCTGTCACGTGCTTTGATGATAGCGGATATTTTGAATGCTAGAATTGACTTCCCTGCTTTGCTTCGTGAGGATTTGACTTCAACCTTCCACGCAGAACAATTTAAGCCAATTTGTTACTTAGtattagaaattatcattaggactacaatgtgtctgttgattttacaataataaatgaataaataaataaataaagatagAAGAGCCATTTTGTGtgtaaaattgtacaaaaaataCATCGATTAAACACTCCGGTAAACGACTTGAATGGCCTGAGCaaatttatattattatattaacCGGTTTGTTGTCGATCCACGAAGACCCCTATAGTAAATGAAAAGGGAACACTTATTAAAATTAAAAGTATGTTGAATGTGCTGAAGTATCCAAGTTTTGTTCTAAATAAAATGGAGCCGTTTTGTATCAGTGAGGTTCGTTCATGATTTTGACATATAGTTCGTGCTACCGGGCGAGAACGAGCGAGCTATCGTTTTCAATTGGATCGGATGTCATTTTAAACTAAACATTCCTTCCTAGTGTACAGGCAGGCTACAGTGGATAGAACTACAATAAATTACACACCGTAGAGTGAACGAGTTTTAACGGtaaatattgtttcatatattaaATCACTAGAAGTAAGTTTGACTCACAATCCCTCTCCGTGTTTCTCTCCTTtacatatgaatttttcattcgaTGCAAATGAGTCGTCGAAAATAATAGATCTTAGTATTCATTGAATACACACGGTGCACAGAGAGCAAAATATGTTCATACTGTTATCACCTATCCTATTGCTCtttatcaatttttatggcttatACTATCACACGTTACTCTACCACTATTCCACTGGAATTGAACATCTACAAAAACCGGAGAGCATAGGTCACTAGTTGAAGGCGAAGATAAGCAACACAAATCCGGCACTTTTAATAAGTAATTCATTCAAGCTTTTGTTGCGTAGTTTATCTGAACAGTTCGGTAGCGGAGCGGCAATAGCccgtgttgattcctaatcctTTCCCTTCATTTCTCTAGGACGGTATCAATTCGTCGCCGTTGCTCGCAAAACTGATCATAGTTTACTTATTTTCAACAGTCAATACGTAGTTAAGATGTCGATGTTGTCGAAACCTATTTATGGGTTACTGGGATCGTACTTTGAACAACTATTTAATCACCCTGTGAGAACCAAGGCAATTACTAGGTAAGTTTATTTCATCACGATTATGGCATTTTTCCAGTTGTCGATCGCTTTGAGTATGTTGCTTCCTTCATTCGGTagacatatatatatatttttgaatatttctacaattgaataaaattattcaGATCGCTGAAGTTATTTGTTCATGCAGATTTCGTACTAAATTTATCAGACTCGGTAGTATCTTATCATGCACTGGGAGTGTTATTTTCGGCTGATAATGTAATCAACTGCATCCATCAAGTGAACAATAATGATGATCATACTTTCAGCTGTGTCATTGCAACTTCGGCCAACTTGTGCTCACAGAAAATTGCCGGCACGAAGAAAATCAACACCGACAGTTTAGTGGCCTATGGATTGTTTGGGCTGATATTCAGCGGACCTTTGTCTCATTTTTTCTATCTATGGCTGGATCGGATCACCGAAGATCGCCGTTTCAAGCAGATGTTGATGCTGCTGGGTGAACGAGCATTTTTCGCACCAGCACTAAGTGCCCTCTCGTTGTATTTCATCACACGGTTCGAAGGAAAGACCCACGAGGAAGGTGTTAAGAATTTGAACGATTTGTACAGGATTATAGTGCTGAATAACTGGAAGTACCTTACGCTACCGGTCTTGATCAACTTTAGATTTGTGCCACCAATGGTAAAAGaaatagatttcatttgcacgaTTCTAAATGTAAATCCTTTTCTTTTTATTTGATAGCTTCGAGTTCTAGTTGCAAATTTCATCGGTTTCTGTTGGATAATATTCTTGTCAGCTAAACGCCGGAAGGTAGAACAACGCAGACGTCAAGCAGAAGAGAAAAAAGTTCTTGAGTGAAGAAAACGTACTGAACTTCTGTTGATAAAGACGAACAAGCAGCACTGGAGCGAGGCAAAATTTGCCaacatagcaaaaaaaaaatactttaacGGACAAGGTGTGGAATCGTAATAAGTAAGCATGAAAACCTGTAAGTAAACGGCATATGCGTAAATGATGAAATCGCTAAACTAATGGTTTATAAACACATAAATATAGGCATAGAATGTTCTGCATTTAGTATACTTATATCCGTACGGTGAACTGTTGTTGAATGTATTAGGTACGGAAAAATTTAGATCATGTATCATTTGGGGGAAatatagatttttaaaaaaacgtgAGACCTCTCTTAATTGATTCATTGCttggaaaatcaatttttgaatCATAAACGACAACCCTTTTCACCGGTATCATTGCAATCAAGCGATACGactgagcacaataacattagaaATGGAacaattctgtatgaaatgtccAAAACgatgaatgtaacaatgagagatgagagattacaccagatctcgacgtttcatgaatttctaaaacattcggcattaaaaaaaaaatatcttcaatTTTGCGGTATTCCGAtgttacgcggtctcaaattttttaagtcccaaagtcgtttctttttcgaaaaaaaaaatttttttttgttggtacaccatatctcaacgtttcattaatttctaagacatttggcatcaaaaaaatttcgatttcgaatatctaaaaaaaaagtcaagagaaattttttttgacatcacatcagatctggacgtttcatacatttttgagatattcggcatcaacaaaaaaaaattgtagttttTCACGCGGTTTTTCAAAGCGGTACGTGAAAAGAGACGTCAGTGTAGACTCTCATAATAATTGATTGTACCGTTTCCAAAAATTCCTATATCCTGAAGTTTATAAAAACATCCTCTAACTGGAAGTCATTGAcgtattcaaattttgtttatcTAAATCCATTCGTCGTAAACACGAACAAAAACGCGTCCGAGTTTCACAAGACTTAGTCTCGATCACTGAATGacgttttcagttttttttccaaaatttcctTTTTTGTGGTTGAAGTATTTCAAATCATAATATAATCTGTTActaaaatgaataaacaaagtggttatttattcattttagtAACAGATTATATTATgatttgaaataataatttcGTTTCATTACTTTTACAGAGATACccggtaaaattttgaaatatcttcagacagggttgcaaaagtctgtatatccgaaaaaaaaatcagcagttagcaagtatgtcttacTGGCAGAAATTTcactataaagtatgatacgcttaACTGACTTGACGCAAAAAAAAGTCGcgtcaatttcaaaagtctataaATTTGacgagtctgcgaaaaactcgatttccaAAAGCCTGCAGTGCCttaaaccagagtgacgaccaGCATTGCCAggccatttttccaaaaatctgttcacattgatttgacaggtcgtttgctcgtttggaactggtaatgACAGGAGGGGGGAAATAGTTAGAGTagcagtttttctagaccccaacgtgtctgtttgattttttaaattttaatgtggaacacatttttgttttctatataggcgtgcaaactagaaactcaagataaatacacgtagaaatgtgttcaggttttgaacaattacagctaagTCAATTTTATATTAATTATTAATATAatgtcatcatttgattggaaatatttctacgtattgatttgaatgttcatagctatgtatttttaattgtgtatcattgaaatattgattaatagctagcagtgtcctatttcgtctgcaaaaaatctccggcatactggatttccctgccatagtcgacggttttgaaggagtaagcgatatatcaaagtgaaagcattgctctgattggtcaatcgatgctaaagcgcagctgctggaagcatacgaatctataaatataagcaaaattatagctaacgtttcagtccaatgagtagcatgctaggggtaggttgttgctagacagcaagacaaacagtgccataaaacgatttgaagctttaattggtatgctctgatcttgtgtcatgcatgatcttgcttgcatacaaaacttgaacacaagtttggcgaagagaagctttaatatcgatatccgtgtcgcaagcttaaatatcgatatccgtatcgtgtacaaacatataattgcatacattagggctattggtttaattttgtcggctacaaaacaaatacaagtcacgacaaataaagtctatattctgggttcgcgtgttcggttttggatcctaataaagttcaatctaagcagactctcatgcatttgctaattcaaaagtgtgacgattgattgaactgtttgattgtagatcattagaaattttggttgccttgttccacatcaatggctcgaacaaccccattttTGGTggctgttcaaagtgaaaactgcaatttttcacgaaaaaatccgctatTTTgtggctgttaaacctccctaaAGGAAAACGttagggtctggttttttatatgtagaaagtgtgtgcaaaattttggttgataaacgactggacaatgcgcaattcaggccccaatgtggttcttagcttcTTGTTATCACCGCTGGGCAATCCAAACATGTCGGTTTCATTCCCCCCAATACTGACAAAGGAAATGAAAGGAACGTTGATGAAATTTAGGAGAAGaaggaataaaaacaaaacaagttaGCGTGGATTAA comes from Malaya genurostris strain Urasoe2022 chromosome 3, Malgen_1.1, whole genome shotgun sequence and encodes:
- the LOC131438261 gene encoding PXMP2/4 family protein 3, with protein sequence MSMLSKPIYGLLGSYFEQLFNHPVRTKAITSCVIATSANLCSQKIAGTKKINTDSLVAYGLFGLIFSGPLSHFFYLWLDRITEDRRFKQMLMLLGERAFFAPALSALSLYFITRFEGKTHEEGVKNLNDLYRIIVLNNWKYLTLPVLINFRFVPPMLRVLVANFIGFCWIIFLSAKRRKVEQRRRQAEEKKVLE